The genomic window CGATCATGCCGTCGTAGAAGCTGCGGAGGCTGTCCAGCTCCGCCTTCTTGAACTTGCGGGAGGTGTCGAGGCCCTCGGCGTTGGCCTTCAGCCCGGCCAGCTCGCCCTCCACCTTCCGCAGCTCGGCCCGCCGCGACCCGGCGTTGGCCTCGGCCTGCTTGATCTCGGCGTCGATGGACTCGATCTTCGCCTGCGCCGTCTCCTTCTGCTTCGTGAGTGCCTCCTGCTCCGAGGCCTCGAGCTTGGCGCGCTCGACCCGCTGGAACTCCCGCTGGACCTCCTTCCACGGGCGGAGGTGATCCGCCATGATCATCCAGACGATCGCCAGCGTCATCGCGATCGACGACACCGCGAAGACGATGTGGAGGACCGGCTGCGATCGATAGGTTTCCTCGGAGGCTGGCATGGTTCTCGGTCCTGTCCTCTCGGTGTCGGAGCCCGGGGCCCGGGGGCCCCCCGCGAGGTCATCGCATCAAATATTGAAGAAGTACTCGGGGATCGCAACCAGGTACTTGAGGTTGAAGGTCCACCGGAGCACCATCTTGATCGGCAGGCTGGCCATGAACAGCAGGAGCACGGCGAGCGTCATGTAGCGCACCATCCCCGCCTCGGCGGAATACCTGCGGAAGAAGAGCCGTCGCAGGATCTCCGGGGTGAGGATGAGGTAGAGCAGGACCAGGACGATCCCGGGCAGCTCGCGGGCGAAGAAGTTGGCCGGCTTGGACGTCCCCATGAGCTGGATCCAGAAGAAGTCCGACAGGTTGACGTTGTTGAGCGGGATCAGCTTGTGGAGGTCCCAGTACTCGTAGGGCCCGAAGAAGTTCCAGTTGGGGCCGCGGAGGAACGTCCCCAGGAGGATCAGCACGACCCAGAGGACGAGGTAGCCGAACTGGAACGTGATGTACGCGAACTTCCGCTTCGCGATCGTGTAGTAGCCGTTGCCCTCCTTGTTGATGTCGATGTACGGGATCGCCATCAGGCCGACGATGATCATGGTGGGCAGCACCACGCCGGCCATCCAGGGGTCGAAGTAGACGAGCATCTCCTGGAGGCCCAGGAAGTACCACGGGGCCTTCGACGGGTTGGGCGCCACCGTGGAGCTCGCCGGCTGCTCCAGGGGCGCCTGCAGGGCGATCCCCCAGAGCACCAGGACGATCGTCAGCAGGACCATGCAGATCAGCTCGGTGTACACGAGGTCGGGCCAGGTCAGGGTCTTGTCGGGCTCCAACTGCTCCAGGTTGGGCAGCCCCTGGGCCATCCGCGCGTCGTTGATCACGGCGCGGCGGAGGCTGAGCCAGGTGAAGTAGCCGACCAGGACCATCAGCCCGACGATCGGCACGTTGTCCGGCTTCGTGACGATGTCCCGGAAGTCGTAGTCGGTCATGCTCAGGCCGAAGTAGAGCAGGGCCAGGTTCACCCCCGCCCAGGCGACCAGCCCGTTGGCGAAGAACTTCCGGAGCGCGATCAGCGCGACGAACGCGGCGGTGGCCCCGATGAAGAAGGTGGTCGGTCCCGCCACGGCGTCGATCGCGTCGCGGAAGAGCTGGGGCAGCACGACGGCCCCGCCGAAGAGGTAGGCGATGCCCATCGCCTGGAACATTACCGCGGCGACCGCCCAGATCAGGGTCCAGAGCGTCCGGCTGATCGGCCGGCCCAGGCCCACGGCCGGGATGTGGTCGTCGAGCGTCGGCGAGCGTTCGAGCACCGCGTCGGGGTGGTCGGTCGCCCCCTCGTGCGTCTCGGCGAAATGGGCGGCGTCCGCCCCCGCCGTCAGCGCGAGCAGCCCGTTGGCCAGCGCGCAGAGGCAGTACGCCGCGACCATGGAGCCGGGCAGGAACTGGCGCAGCAGCACGAGGAGTATCGCCATCCCGTAGAGGCCGAAGAAGGCCGTCGACAGCCAGGCGGGCAGCCGCCGCGTCTTGGGGGCCAGCCCGACGCGCGAGGCGCCTTCGCCCACGAGCGTCCCGTAGGCGATGTAGGCGGCCGCCGCCGCGTTCAGGATCGAGGCGAGCAGGTAGTACCAGGCCAGCCCGAACATCACGCCGGAGGTCAAGTCTTGGTGCATGGGTACTTCCAGACCCTCGTGCCTGGGATGACTGGAGGAGGGGCGCGACGTCGGCGACGCCGCTCCCGGACGCGTTTCCCGGTCACATCGGCCCGCTGATGCCGCCGTCCTTACGGACGCGCCAGAAGTGGATCATGATCAGCAGCGAGACGGCCAGCGGGATCGCCACGCAGTGCAGGACGTAGAACCGGTTGAGCGTCATCTCGCCGACGGCACGCCCGCCCAGCAGCGCGAATTTCGCGTCGGAGCCGTTCGTGATCAGCTTGACCCCGTTGAGATTCAGGAGCGAGGCGCCCGGCCCCTCGACGCCGGCGAACGGCGTCGCCCGGGCCATGTTCGACCCCACGGTGATCGCCCAGATCGCCAGCTGATCCCACGGCAGGAGGTAGCCCGTGAACGAGAGCAGCAGCGTGAGCACCAGCAGCAGCACGCCCACCACCCAGTTGAATTCCCGAGGCGGCTTGTAGCTGCCGGTGAGGAACACCCGGTACATGTGCAGCCAGACGGCGATGACCATCGCGTGCGCGCCCCACCGGTGGAGCTCCCGGAGGATGCCCAGCGTGGTGACGTCCCGGAGGGCCAGGATGTCGTTGTACGCGTGCTCCAGCGTGGGCCGGTAGTAGAACATCAGGAGCACGCCCGTGACGACCTCGACGATGAACAGGAAGAAGGTCGTCCCGCCCATGCACCAGGTGTAGCTGAGGGCGATCCCCTGCTTCCGGACGCTCACCGGGTGCAGGTGCAGGAAGAAGTTGGTCAGCATCACCACGACGCGGTTCCGCCGGTCCGTCGGCATCGGGTGGCGGAAGACGCTCTTCCAGAGCTGAGTCTCGGTGATCTTTTCGAGGAGTGGCATGGGTCTCTCGTCGGCTCGATTACCGTCTTACCTGCGTGGATGCGGACCGCCGGAGGATCGTCGGGGGGTCATCGGGAGGCCGGCCGGGTGCCCGCGGGGGCGTTCGTCGGGAGGCCCGGGCGCGGATCAGACCGAGATGAAGCTGTCGGGATCGGACCACTGCCCGAGCTCTTGCTGGAACTTCTGGCTCTTGTCCACGACGATCTGGCCGTCGTCCGCCAGGGTCACCTTGTACCGCTCCAGGGGCCGCGGCGCCGGCCCCTCGAAGTTGATGCCGGTGACGTAGAAGCCGCTGCCGTGGCACGGGCACTTGAACTTCTGCTCGCCGGCCAGCCAGTTCGGCGGGCAGCCGAGGTGCGTGCAGATCGTGGAGAGGGCGTAGATGATGTCCTGCCCGTCGTAGCGGGTGGACCGGACGATCCAGAATCCCCACTCGGCCTTGAACCGCTCGTTGACGTCCTCCGGGTCGAACTTGCCCGGCTCGCCGACCTTGATGGTGCTGGGCGGCTCCGCCAGGACGTTGGGGAACATGAACCGGCCGAGCATGCCCGTGAAGGCGACGCAGCCGGCCGCGAAGGAGGTCCACGCGAGGGCGATCCACGAGACGAAGAGGGGGCCGAGGAAGAAGCCGCGGCGGCTGGAATGGTCGACGCCTTCGGCGCCCGCGGTTGTCGCCGCCGCCTTGCTGGGCTTCGGCAGCACGGACGAGGGCTTGGCGGCGGACGCCTTCGCCGCCGGCTTGGGTGGGGCCGCGGCGGCCGCCGCGGCCGCGGCCTCCTTGTCCTTCCGGGCGCCCGCCTGGCGGAGGGCCTCGGCCAGGTCCTTGGGGTCGGTGATCTTGTCGAGCGGCGGGATCGCCCTGGGCTCGCCCGCGGCCGGCGCGGCGGGCTTCGCCGCCGCCGGCTTGGCCGGGGCGGCTCCCGCGGCGGGGGCCGCGGCGCCGCCGCGGGCGGCGGCGAGCTTCTCCGCCAGCGTCAAGGGACGGCCCAGGGGCTTGGCCGGGGGCGGCACGGCCGGGGCCGGCGGCTCAACCGCCGGGGCGTCCCCCGCCGCGACCTTCGCGGCGGCGCCGGGTGCCGGCGCGGCCGCGGCGGCCGGCGGGGCCGTGCCCCCCGCCCTGGCCGCCGCCAGCTTCTCCTTGACGGTCAACGGCCGCCCCAGGCTCGACGGCGTCGGCCCGGCGGCGACGGCGGGACTGGCCGGGGGCGGTGCGGGGGCGGCTTCCGCGGCCGCCTCCTCGATCGGGGCGGCCGCCGGCTCGGGCTCGGCGGCGGGCTGTGGCGTCGCTGGACCTCCCCGCCTCGCCGCTTCCAGGATCTCCTGCACGCTCGGGCGCTTCGCCATGATTCTGTCCCGACCTCCGCATGGATGGTCCGTCCGCCTGGCCGGCGGCTGCGTTCGCCCACGGCCTTATCGCGAACCGACTGCCGTCCTCGCGGGCCGACTCGGCTTCATATGTTGTCTCTGTGCCGCAAGCACGTGAGGTCGACCTCTGGTGCCCGACGCGGTGTCCGGGGCCGGGCTGGGCCCCCGGCCCATCCCTCGACCGAGGCAGGACGGGCAGGACCGCGGCGCGACGGAATCCCGCCGCCGGGCGACGAGACCGAAGGCCCCCGCGTCGCCGACCGAGCGACGCCGGAGGTTGATCGCATAGACTAGCAGGCCGGACGGGCGTCGGCAACTCCCCCGTCAGGGAACTTCCCGCCGCGCACAAGGCCCTGAAAATGGGAGGCTTCAGACCGCATCGAACACTTCCAGGGTGCTCGAGATTTCCCTCAGTCGCGCGGTGAGGTAGGAGCGGATCTCGTCGCTCGTGGAGAGCTGGAGGACGTGGTGGGCGAACCGCTCGGCCTGCGCGGTCGTCACCGCGCCGAGCAGGTTCTTCACCGCGGGGATGAACGCCGGGCTCATGCTGAACCGGCGCAGGCCCATGCCGAAGAGCACCAGCGCCGACCGGGGCTGGCCGGCCATCTCGCCGCAGAGGGTGACGGGCGTCCCGGTGCGATTGCAGGCGTCCAGGACCATCTGGAGGACGCGGAAGATCGACGGGCTCAGCGGCTCGCAGAGGTGGGCGACCTTGGGATTGTCCCGGTCGGATGCCACGAGGTACTGGATCAGGTCGTTGGAGCCGATCGAGATGAAGTCCGTCTCCCGCAGGATCGCGTCGATGCAGATGGCCGCGGCCGGCACCTCGACCATGACGCCGGTCTTCACGTCGTCCGCGAAGGGGACGCCCTCGCGCCTCAGGTTCTCCCGCGTCTCCCGGACGACCTTGTTGATCCTCTTCAGTTCTTCCAGCGTCGTGATCATCGGGAAGAGCATCGAGACCTTCCCGTGGCGGCCCGCCCGGAGGATGGCGCGGATCTGCGTGATCATCAGCTTGGGATTCTCGAGGAAGATCCGGATCGATCGCCAGCCCATGAAGGGGTTCGGCTCGCTCCGCCTCCCGAGGTAGGCGACGGTCTTGTCGCCGCCGAGGTCCAGAGTCCGGATGGTCACGGCCTGGTTGGGCGAGTTGACGATGATCTGACGATAGTACTCGAACTGCTCCTCCTCGCCCGGCACGTCGTGATGGGTCAGGAAGAGGTATTCGGTCCGGAAGAGCCCCACGCCGGTCGCACCGACCGTGTTGGCCGCGTGGACGTCGGCGATGTTGTTGATGTTCGCCAGCAGCTCCATGCGGTTGCCGTCGAGGCTCCGCGCCGGCTCGTCCCGGTTGGCGATCAGGCTGTCCTTCAGGTGGAAGAACTCGCGCTGGACCTTGCGGTAAAAGGTCGTCTCGTCCTGGTCCGGCCGGACGATGACCAGCCCTTCCCTGCCGTCGACGACGAGCGGGTCGCCGCTGCGGACGAGGCTCAGGATGCCCTCGACGCCCGAGACGGCCGGGATCCCGCGGCTCCTCGCCAGGATCGCCGCGTGGCTGGTCGTGCCCCCGACCTCCGTGACGATGCCCGCGATCGGCAGCTCGCCGAGGCTCATCGCCTGGCTGGGCAGGATCTCGTGGGCGACCAGGACGACCGGCTCGTCCCCCTCGCGGGACTCCAGGGACCTGTCGCGGGCCGGATCCTTCTTCCTCGCGAGGTGCGAGCCGATCCGCAGGATGACGTCGCGGAGGTCGTTGAGCCGCTCGCGGAAGTACTCCTGCTCGATCCTCGCGAACTGGGCGACGTATCCCTGCATCACCTGCTGCAGCGCCGACAGCGCGGTGAGGTTCTGCTCCTCGATCAAGGAATGCACCCGCGAGAGCAGGCCCGGGTCGCTCAGGATCTGGAGATGGGTCTGGAAGATCTCCGCGGCGGACGGCCCCAGCTCCTGCGCGACGCGCTGGACCAGCCCTTCCAGCTCCGAGGCCGCCTCCTCCACCGCCCGGTCGAAGAACGCGGTCTCCGCGCCGACCAGGCCGGGGTCGTCCAGGTGCTGCGGCTCGGTGGGCCCCAGGGCCGACTCCACGCGGTACGCCACGCCGACGACCACCCCGGGACTGACACCGACGCCTTTATGCATGACGAGCCCACCGCCGAAGGTCGATCGTACCGCGTGCCGCCCGCCCGGACGCGGCGAGGAAAGGCCCCGCCCGGGTCGAGCTTATCATAGCATCTGAGAGGAACGCTTTCCGCCGGGCCCTCCCCCCGTCGGCGACACGCCACCGACGTGACCGGCTCCGGGCCCGGCCGGACCGGGCCCGCTCCCTGGCAGCGGTGGGGCGGATCCCCCCGCTCGTCGCACACGCACCCAATAGCCTAGACCTTGGATCTCGCGCCGTCTAGCTCGGATCGATCGCGAAGCCCGCCGCAATCGCCGTGGTCGCACGATGAGGGAGGCGGCCCTCTCGCCGCCTCCCCGGCCCTGGCGAGCCCGGCCAAGTCGGCTCGATATCGCGGGGGCGATCGGATAGCCTCGACTCCTCGCGAGCCTTCGCGGCTCGCCGGGCGTCTCGCGGGTTTCCAGTCGTCGTTCCGGGTCCATCGATGGCACTGCTGAGCTTGTCGGGTGTGAGCCTTTCGTTCGGGGGCCCCCGCCTCCTCGACGGGGCGGAGTTGCAGGTCGAGGCGGGTGAGCGGCTCTGCCTGCTCGGGCGCAACGGCGAGGGGAAGAGCACCCTGCTGCGGCTGATCGCCGGCGAGATCGAGCCCGACGAGGGCACGGTGCTGAGGAGGCAGGGGCTCAGGGTCTCGCACCTCGTGCAGGACGTGCCGGCCGGCGAGGACGTGACGGTCGCCCATGTCGTGGCCGGGGGCCTGCCGGAGCACGATCGCGAGCAGGGCGGCGACGATCACCGGGTGGAGACGGTCCTGTCCCGGGTCGGGCTCGACCCGGGGGCGTACTTCTCGCAGCTCTCCTCGGGCATGCGGCGACGGGCCCTGCTCGCACGGGCGATCGTCGGCGACCCCGACCTGCTGCTGCTCGACGAGCCGACGAATCACCTCGACATCGAGTCGATCCGATGGCTGGAGACGTTCCTGCTCCGCCATCCCGGCACGATCGTGTTCGTCACGCACGATCGCGTCTTCCTCGAACGGCTCGCGACCCGGATCGTGGAGCTGGACCGCGGCCGGGTCTTCGACTGGGCCTGCGACTATCCGACGTTCCTCCGGCGGAGGGACGAGCTGCTCGCGGCCGAGGCCCGCCAGCGCGAGCTCTTCGACAAGA from Aquisphaera giovannonii includes these protein-coding regions:
- a CDS encoding cytochrome b N-terminal domain-containing protein is translated as MPLLEKITETQLWKSVFRHPMPTDRRNRVVVMLTNFFLHLHPVSVRKQGIALSYTWCMGGTTFFLFIVEVVTGVLLMFYYRPTLEHAYNDILALRDVTTLGILRELHRWGAHAMVIAVWLHMYRVFLTGSYKPPREFNWVVGVLLLVLTLLLSFTGYLLPWDQLAIWAITVGSNMARATPFAGVEGPGASLLNLNGVKLITNGSDAKFALLGGRAVGEMTLNRFYVLHCVAIPLAVSLLIMIHFWRVRKDGGISGPM
- a CDS encoding QcrA and Rieske domain-containing protein, translated to MAKRPSVQEILEAARRGGPATPQPAAEPEPAAAPIEEAAAEAAPAPPPASPAVAAGPTPSSLGRPLTVKEKLAAARAGGTAPPAAAAAPAPGAAAKVAAGDAPAVEPPAPAVPPPAKPLGRPLTLAEKLAAARGGAAAPAAGAAPAKPAAAKPAAPAAGEPRAIPPLDKITDPKDLAEALRQAGARKDKEAAAAAAAAAPPKPAAKASAAKPSSVLPKPSKAAATTAGAEGVDHSSRRGFFLGPLFVSWIALAWTSFAAGCVAFTGMLGRFMFPNVLAEPPSTIKVGEPGKFDPEDVNERFKAEWGFWIVRSTRYDGQDIIYALSTICTHLGCPPNWLAGEQKFKCPCHGSGFYVTGINFEGPAPRPLERYKVTLADDGQIVVDKSQKFQQELGQWSDPDSFISV
- the ptsP gene encoding phosphoenolpyruvate--protein phosphotransferase, translating into MHKGVGVSPGVVVGVAYRVESALGPTEPQHLDDPGLVGAETAFFDRAVEEAASELEGLVQRVAQELGPSAAEIFQTHLQILSDPGLLSRVHSLIEEQNLTALSALQQVMQGYVAQFARIEQEYFRERLNDLRDVILRIGSHLARKKDPARDRSLESREGDEPVVLVAHEILPSQAMSLGELPIAGIVTEVGGTTSHAAILARSRGIPAVSGVEGILSLVRSGDPLVVDGREGLVIVRPDQDETTFYRKVQREFFHLKDSLIANRDEPARSLDGNRMELLANINNIADVHAANTVGATGVGLFRTEYLFLTHHDVPGEEEQFEYYRQIIVNSPNQAVTIRTLDLGGDKTVAYLGRRSEPNPFMGWRSIRIFLENPKLMITQIRAILRAGRHGKVSMLFPMITTLEELKRINKVVRETRENLRREGVPFADDVKTGVMVEVPAAAICIDAILRETDFISIGSNDLIQYLVASDRDNPKVAHLCEPLSPSIFRVLQMVLDACNRTGTPVTLCGEMAGQPRSALVLFGMGLRRFSMSPAFIPAVKNLLGAVTTAQAERFAHHVLQLSTSDEIRSYLTARLREISSTLEVFDAV